One part of the Thermodesulfobacterium commune DSM 2178 genome encodes these proteins:
- a CDS encoding SAM-dependent methyltransferase, which translates to MKNLKKILFLSFFLISLNFSLAQAEGRLYLVSTGVGDPDNLTLRAYEVIKKADVIFCSKWTCERVKNLIEGKEVYDAGFGIFHLFYRKDRGNPKSQIEIKSLSFDEKEKRKELEKITKIIREAVKQGKVVAVLEDGDPTIYGPHIWYVEAFKDLNPEIIPGVSSFNAANAAIRKSITGGKAQSVTLAAGFSDLEALAKTGTNLVIFTMRIKDITEVLKKIEKYYSPKTQVIFVLHAGYKEKERVIAGTFEDIYEKIRGIQLPFEYLVYVGDFGDFDE; encoded by the coding sequence ATGAAAAATCTTAAAAAAATTTTATTTTTAAGCTTCTTTCTCATAAGTTTAAATTTTTCCTTGGCTCAAGCAGAAGGTAGACTTTATCTTGTTAGCACCGGGGTTGGAGACCCTGATAATTTGACCTTAAGGGCTTATGAAGTTATCAAAAAAGCTGATGTTATCTTTTGCAGTAAATGGACTTGTGAAAGGGTAAAAAATTTAATTGAGGGAAAGGAGGTTTATGATGCAGGATTTGGTATTTTTCATCTTTTTTATCGAAAAGATAGAGGGAACCCTAAATCTCAGATAGAAATAAAGTCTTTAAGTTTTGATGAAAAAGAAAAAAGAAAAGAGCTTGAAAAGATAACCAAGATCATAAGAGAAGCTGTTAAGCAAGGTAAGGTGGTAGCCGTTCTTGAAGACGGTGATCCTACTATCTACGGTCCACATATATGGTATGTGGAGGCATTTAAAGACTTAAACCCAGAAATCATTCCTGGGGTTAGTTCTTTTAATGCAGCTAATGCTGCTATAAGAAAGAGCATCACCGGAGGTAAGGCCCAAAGTGTAACCCTTGCTGCAGGATTTTCTGACCTTGAGGCCCTTGCTAAAACAGGCACAAACCTTGTTATTTTTACCATGAGAATAAAAGACATAACTGAAGTTTTAAAGAAGATAGAAAAATATTACTCTCCAAAAACTCAAGTAATCTTTGTTTTGCATGCTGGTTATAAAGAAAAGGAAAGGGTTATAGCTGGAACCTTTGAAGATATCTATGAAAAAATCAGAGGAATTCAACTTCCTTTTGAATATTTAGTGTATGTGGGGGATTTTGGAGATTTTGATGAATAA
- a CDS encoding amino acid permease, with protein sequence MNKNVTQIEINYGFKEEKLVLKREIGLIPAIMLVVGNTVGTGIFTTSGFIIKELRDPVALLFLWLLGGLIAFFGALSYAELGRLFPRAGGEYVFLKETFGEIFGFLAGWISLIVGFSAPIAATAIAFSKYFLELFSIQTSELISKLLAVSVILLLSLVHTQRIKIGANFQTGITLFKVFFLFTFIFFGFIYAKEGMTNFEIGSLVPKKEALLSLSFPVSLIYVMYAYSGWNAATYIGEEIKNPQKNIPLALLLGILVIATLYLGTNYLYVKVLSFEEMAGVVELGAKTAEKVFGKELSFIFTAGITLGLLSVLSAMILAGPRVYYAMARDGVFFKVFSKIHPEKKTPIFSILLQALIAIFMVLTSTFEALLLYIGFTLSLCASLTVLGLMKLKKKFIFSAFAFILVNLWMIIFTIVTKPLTLLAGMLTILAGLTLYYFKFNQKLKTKGGKA encoded by the coding sequence ATGAATAAAAATGTTACTCAAATTGAAATTAACTATGGATTTAAGGAAGAAAAACTGGTTTTAAAAAGAGAGATAGGGCTTATTCCTGCTATCATGCTTGTTGTGGGAAACACCGTAGGAACAGGTATTTTTACCACCTCTGGATTCATTATAAAGGAACTTAGAGATCCAGTGGCTCTTCTTTTTCTGTGGCTCTTAGGAGGTCTGATTGCTTTTTTTGGTGCTCTTAGTTACGCTGAGCTTGGTAGACTTTTTCCTCGGGCAGGAGGAGAATATGTTTTTTTGAAGGAAACTTTTGGCGAGATTTTTGGATTCCTTGCTGGCTGGATTTCGCTTATCGTTGGTTTTTCTGCTCCTATTGCTGCAACAGCTATTGCCTTTTCAAAATACTTCTTAGAACTTTTTTCCATACAAACCTCAGAACTAATCTCCAAACTTTTAGCTGTATCAGTGATTTTACTTCTTTCTTTAGTTCATACCCAACGAATTAAAATAGGGGCTAATTTTCAAACAGGAATAACTCTCTTTAAAGTTTTTTTTCTTTTTACCTTTATTTTCTTTGGATTCATATACGCTAAAGAAGGAATGACTAACTTTGAGATCGGAAGTTTAGTTCCAAAAAAAGAGGCACTATTAAGCTTAAGTTTTCCTGTTTCTCTTATCTATGTTATGTATGCCTACAGTGGATGGAATGCTGCAACCTATATAGGAGAAGAGATAAAAAATCCACAAAAAAACATTCCTTTAGCCCTTTTGTTAGGAATTTTAGTGATTGCAACTTTGTATCTGGGGACAAACTACCTTTATGTTAAAGTTCTTTCTTTTGAAGAGATGGCTGGCGTTGTGGAGTTAGGGGCTAAGACAGCCGAAAAAGTTTTTGGAAAAGAACTTTCTTTTATTTTTACTGCTGGTATTACCTTGGGACTTCTTTCTGTTTTAAGTGCTATGATACTTGCCGGACCAAGGGTATATTATGCTATGGCAAGGGATGGGGTATTCTTTAAAGTATTTTCAAAAATTCATCCAGAAAAAAAGACCCCTATTTTTTCTATACTCCTTCAAGCACTAATTGCTATTTTTATGGTTTTGACTTCAACCTTTGAAGCTCTTCTTCTTTACATAGGATTTACTTTATCTCTATGTGCAAGCCTGACAGTTTTAGGTCTTATGAAACTTAAGAAAAAATTTATTTTCTCAGCTTTTGCTTTTATTTTGGTTAACCTCTGGATGATTATTTTTACTATCGTTACTAAGCCTCTAACCCTTTTAGCAGGAATGTTAACTATCTTAGCAGGCTTAACACTGTATTATTTCAAATTTAATCAAAAATTAAAAACAAAGGGGGGTAAAGCATGA
- a CDS encoding DUF4198 domain-containing protein has product MKKFILSLVFMFLTFLFWVKIGFCHMLWIEETDGRFKVLWGHKGKVESYNPAAIKEIKAFDKKGKSVTLKKEIINNQLLLSGKEKPSLILASMDGVYLVTTPEGRKRMDKIEAQKQGLQVVESFYVIQATKAIFTDSSLLKKPLGLKLEPVFVETPYERKDEVVIKVLYEGKPAEGVTIFNPFHKELAKTDTNGIARIRVEDLKMKENYYALVCFYKLKISDPKADYLWLITSLTWQR; this is encoded by the coding sequence ATGAAAAAATTTATTTTAAGTTTGGTTTTTATGTTTTTAACTTTTTTGTTCTGGGTAAAGATCGGTTTTTGTCATATGCTTTGGATAGAAGAAACTGACGGAAGGTTTAAAGTTCTTTGGGGACATAAAGGGAAGGTCGAATCTTATAATCCTGCAGCAATAAAAGAAATTAAAGCTTTTGATAAAAAAGGAAAATCTGTAACACTAAAAAAAGAAATAATTAATAACCAACTCCTTCTTTCAGGTAAAGAAAAGCCTTCTTTAATCCTTGCTTCTATGGATGGGGTTTATCTGGTTACTACACCAGAAGGGAGAAAAAGAATGGATAAAATTGAAGCTCAAAAACAGGGTTTGCAAGTGGTAGAAAGTTTTTATGTGATTCAAGCAACCAAAGCAATTTTTACAGATTCATCTCTTCTAAAAAAACCCTTAGGATTAAAGCTTGAACCAGTTTTTGTAGAAACTCCATATGAAAGAAAAGACGAAGTTGTAATAAAGGTCTTATATGAAGGTAAACCAGCTGAAGGTGTAACCATTTTTAACCCTTTTCATAAAGAATTAGCTAAAACTGACACAAATGGGATAGCAAGAATAAGGGTTGAAGACCTTAAGATGAAAGAAAATTACTATGCCTTGGTGTGTTTTTATAAGTTAAAGATTTCAGACCCTAAAGCTGACTATCTCTGGCTTATTACCTCTCTTACCTGGCAAAGATAA